A window of the Candidatus Binataceae bacterium genome harbors these coding sequences:
- a CDS encoding acylphosphatase gives MPGPDLARLRMLVHGRVQGVFFRHAAAEEARLLGLRGWVKNLVSGDVEIVAEGPRRELKILAAWAHQGPRLARVTGVEEEWSDYRGDEAAFLIR, from the coding sequence ATGCCCGGACCTGATCTGGCTCGGCTCCGGATGCTGGTGCACGGGCGCGTGCAGGGAGTGTTTTTTCGCCATGCGGCGGCCGAAGAGGCGCGCTTGCTGGGGCTTCGCGGATGGGTGAAAAATCTTGTAAGCGGCGACGTCGAAATAGTTGCCGAGGGCCCGCGGCGCGAACTAAAGATTCTTGCTGCGTGGGCCCATCAGGGCCCCCGTCTGGCGCGCGTGACCGGGGTGGAGGAGGAGTGGTCGGATTATCGGGGCGACGAGGCGGCTTTCTTGATCCGATAG
- the ligA gene encoding NAD-dependent DNA ligase LigA, with amino-acid sequence MSRDDLSRARADAEKLREQINHHNYLYYVLDSPELTDAEYDALMRRLEALEAAHPELLTPDSPSQRVGARPSEKFAVVVHRRMMMSLANAMDAEEMREFDRRIKRFLHSDADVEYVAEVKLDGLAVELVYEDGRLKVGSTRGDGINGEDVTPNIRTIKSIPLRLLHPAHVKVPRLLEVRGEVILPRRAFERLNNERAAAGEPLFANPRNAAAGSLRQLDPKISAARPLDIFCHTPGVIEGASYQSQWEFLQGIRSFGLKVNPLTKICRGVDEVLEYHAQIAEQRHELDYEADGVVAKVNSFALQEQLGEVSRSPRWAVAFKFKAQQAKTRVNRIAVYVGRIGSLTPVAQLEPVPLAGVTISNASLHNLDEIRRKDVREGDTVLIERAGDVIPYVVRVTKEGKPRAKPFQMPAHCPNCGGAIVHEEGEVAYFCVNVNCPARVRESIRHFASKNCMDIDGLGDKLVGQLVETGLVKELDDVYRLEHDRLAGLERMAEKSAQNLLDAIERSRHRTLDRLINGLGIRHVGESTARALALRFRTIDELGQASEDDLRSVRDIGDEVARSIREYFDEPRNRNGVERLKKHLDLTPLQAPAAHGRAALRDKSFVLTGTLETMTREEAEQKIRAAGGRVTSAVSRKTDFVVAGAEAGSKLRKAEELGVKTLDERAFVAMLGVEGRG; translated from the coding sequence ATGTCCAGGGACGATCTCAGCCGCGCGCGGGCGGACGCCGAAAAGCTGCGCGAGCAGATAAACCACCACAACTATCTCTATTACGTCCTCGACAGCCCCGAGCTGACCGACGCCGAGTACGACGCCCTGATGCGCCGGCTCGAGGCGCTCGAAGCGGCGCATCCCGAACTGCTCACACCCGATTCGCCCAGCCAGCGCGTCGGCGCGCGGCCCAGCGAAAAGTTCGCCGTCGTCGTCCATCGGCGGATGATGATGTCGCTCGCCAATGCGATGGACGCCGAAGAGATGCGCGAGTTCGATCGCCGGATCAAGCGCTTTCTCCATAGCGACGCCGACGTCGAGTACGTGGCCGAGGTCAAGCTCGACGGCCTCGCCGTCGAGCTGGTGTACGAGGATGGGCGACTGAAGGTGGGATCGACCCGCGGCGACGGAATCAACGGCGAGGACGTGACGCCCAACATCCGCACGATCAAAAGCATCCCGCTGCGCCTGCTCCATCCCGCGCATGTGAAAGTGCCGCGCCTGCTCGAAGTCCGCGGCGAGGTGATTTTGCCGCGGCGCGCGTTCGAGCGGCTCAACAACGAACGCGCGGCGGCGGGCGAGCCACTGTTCGCCAATCCGCGCAATGCGGCGGCGGGGTCGCTGCGCCAGCTCGATCCGAAAATCAGCGCCGCGCGCCCGCTCGACATCTTTTGCCACACGCCCGGGGTGATCGAGGGCGCGAGCTACCAGAGCCAGTGGGAATTCCTGCAAGGGATCAGGTCGTTCGGTCTCAAGGTAAACCCGCTTACGAAAATCTGCCGCGGCGTCGACGAGGTGCTCGAGTATCACGCGCAAATCGCTGAGCAGCGCCACGAGCTCGACTACGAAGCCGACGGCGTGGTCGCCAAGGTCAACTCGTTCGCGCTCCAGGAGCAGTTGGGCGAGGTCTCGCGCTCGCCGCGATGGGCGGTCGCGTTCAAGTTCAAGGCCCAGCAGGCCAAGACGCGGGTCAACCGGATCGCGGTTTATGTCGGACGGATCGGCTCGCTCACGCCCGTCGCCCAACTCGAGCCGGTGCCGCTCGCCGGAGTGACGATTTCCAACGCCTCGCTGCACAACCTCGACGAAATCCGCCGCAAGGACGTGCGCGAAGGCGACACCGTGCTGATCGAGCGCGCGGGCGACGTGATTCCCTACGTCGTGCGAGTGACGAAGGAGGGAAAGCCGCGGGCGAAGCCGTTCCAGATGCCCGCGCATTGTCCGAATTGCGGCGGGGCAATCGTCCACGAGGAGGGCGAGGTCGCCTACTTCTGCGTCAACGTCAACTGTCCGGCGCGCGTGCGCGAGTCGATTCGGCATTTCGCCTCCAAGAACTGCATGGATATCGACGGCCTCGGCGATAAGCTGGTCGGCCAACTGGTTGAAACCGGGCTGGTGAAAGAACTGGACGACGTCTACCGGCTTGAGCACGATCGGCTCGCCGGACTGGAGCGGATGGCCGAGAAGAGCGCGCAGAATCTGCTCGACGCGATCGAGCGCTCGCGCCATCGCACGCTCGACCGTCTGATCAACGGCCTCGGCATCCGTCACGTCGGCGAGAGCACGGCGCGCGCGCTCGCGCTGCGTTTCAGAACGATCGACGAGCTGGGCCAGGCGAGCGAGGACGATTTGCGCTCGGTCCGCGATATCGGCGACGAGGTCGCCCGCAGCATCCGCGAGTATTTCGACGAACCGCGCAACCGCAACGGTGTCGAGCGGCTGAAAAAGCATCTCGACCTGACGCCGCTCCAAGCGCCCGCCGCGCACGGGCGCGCGGCGCTGCGCGACAAGAGCTTCGTTTTGACCGGGACGCTCGAGACGATGACGCGCGAGGAAGCTGAGCAGAAAATCCGCGCCGCCGGCGGCCGCGTGACCTCGGCGGTCAGCCGCAAGACCGACTTCGTCGTCGCTGGCGCGGAAGCGGGATCCAAGCTGCGCAAGGCGGAGGAGCTGGGAGTGAAAACGCTCGACGAACGCGCGTTCGTGGCGATGCTGGGCGTCGAGGGACGCGGCTAA